The DNA sequence ggaatatttcatttttattttttcattttaaacattaaaaaaatcactgctcccgaaaaaacgtctgttttttaaaaaaaaaaattgcattgatacatgtcccctgccccatcaaatgcagcctcactgtgccccatcaaatgcagcctcactgtgtcccatcaaatgcagcctcactgtgtcccatcaaatgctcccactgtgccccatcaaacgcagccactatgccatatcaaatgctgccagtgtgccccctgcctGCGTCTGtatttaccctgtcttggtggcggtgggacagctcctcgatgtcttttcCTTTCCTCTGCTCTGATTagacgcctgataggcatccaatcacagcgcctgtcgtttcagccaatcaggtgacgggtaagaGATCCGAGCACCTGTTTGGCTGatgaggcagtttagtgttaggaaagcaaatattcattcgtttttctaacacagctgaatgacctgcgagcgcccagcatggcacttgcaggtcactttttttttacgcctattagagcctatggctctaatcaggtggttaaaaaaaacccctgccgctgtaattcaggcgcccggctcctgaaaaggggccgggcgcataaaATGGGGGTGGGCAgcagcagccatagatagattcatgcaatgcatgaatctatctattggtgctaaaGGGGTGGccagagagagggggcggtgcacgtgcacccttatggacacgCCACCACTGGACtcctgacaatttattttttaaatgattaaatAGATATGgtcatttaatatattttattcttcattttttttacctaaatgaaATACTTCTTATAGCTGCTGATAACACCTGTCTATAAGTTAGCAAGTATTTTGGTGCATCATTTTATCCAACAGTTTTGTACAGTTTTGGGATGTCTTGCTTGAATAGTATCAAATACCTACTAGCCAGCTTGCTCAGGcttctgcacatgtgcaggagtgcgCATGATCATTGATTCCTGATTCATTGTCAGTGCCCCTTGTGACCTGATCTGCGTTCTGTATGTACTTCCTCATTCCTGACCTGTCTTTGGATTATGTTTGTAAAGTTTCTTCTCCAGTTCCTGACCACAGCTCAGTCTCTGACCTTGATCCTGCTCATGGTTTGACACcggtggtggcccgtccatagggggcaccctGGCGCcgcccccccaggcagtcacaaaaattttttttaacattgccgtttaaaaaaataaataaataaaagtccttaagtgcactgtgtttgggtgcCGGACatggtgcactatgggaagcgccatgtctatgcaatcacgagattgcagacgcggcgcttcattggcagggtttggagctgctttgcggcaCAATCCATCGCGCCGCGCAGCATTCGCCCAGCGcacggccgggtgctttgttctcagtgtgagaacaaagtcacttccggcagGCTACAAAAACATGGAAACAGtaaggactaatccccttgtgttcagtggagaggagaggcccctcccctctccactgaacacatggagaaagccaggaactagcaAGAGACAGACGCGGCTCGAAGGAGGGttgtgctgccggggacacagatgtgaggaggaccctgctgctctgctgatggggacacagatgtaaggaggggctccgctgacggggacacagatgtagggagggactcctgggatggggacacagatgtaaggagggactctgctgggggcacctgatgtatggagggactctgctgggggcacctgatgtatggagggactctgctgggagaacctgatgtatggagggactctgctgggggcacctgatgtatggagggactctgctgggggcacctgatgaatggagggactgctgggggcacctgatgtatggagagactctgctgggggcacttgatgtatggagcgactctgctgggggcaccttatgtctAGCCAGTTTCCCTTTAATCACTACTTGTGCTTCCTATGATCCTGTTGACCGTCAACCTGACATGCTCTATTGGTCTGTCCTGGTCGGCATGACTGATCAGAGGTTCTGCAAGCAACACCTTTTGGGACTCATGTTCTTCCTGTCCCTTAGCACCATCTGTCTCATTTGTAGGGGCACTAGGGCTGCAAATGCAAGCATGGCTACCCTCTACatttcagtctcctatcaggtacgtAAAAAATGGCCTACTTTAGATCATGCAACATCCAGGAATCTACCTTTCTATTATACTGAATTTCTCTTTATATTCATATAATTTCTGTTACAGAGTGACTCCTAGGTTTTGGATTATTTTCATGTTGAAATCAACATCTTTTGAAGTTTAGATCACAGATGCCCTGGCATTCTGTTGTATAATTTATGGATACAGCTTGGAATTTATTGCTTTTAAATGATGCAAGCTATCCAGATCCTAAGGCAGCAAAGCAGTTCCACGTCATTATGCTCCAGCCTCTATATTTCACATTTTGGAACAACTTATAcactttaaaacaaaataaaatggacCCAAAACCAATATATTTAACTATAAATTGTGCACATCTGCTCGGATTGAATACTAACTATACTGTGCTTTCAGAATGTCCAAATTTGGGGTatgattttgtttttaaaaaaatgcaatttgtACCAAACTGTACTAAAATTGCAATTCAGTACAGCCTGCGCATTAAAAGCAAAATGATTTCATTTCCAAATGTAAGCAAGTCATATGAATACATTCACTCTATCTTATTTATAAGTGAATATTATTCATGAGCTCAGTTCACAACTGAAATAGAGTGTACCACACCTGGATTTTTCCTACTTTTGCTACTTTGCATTTCATATAGATATTCTCTTTTCACACAGTCTTGGTATTTTGATAAGTATTTAAGCTGCTTTGGGCAAACATTTTATCTTAATAAGAATAACCCATCAAGCAAGAAAGCCAGCTGACTAGAGCCATAATCACTGTGCGTAGTGAAAAGTTTAGCTTTTTACTGCCAAAAATTAATTCTACACTTGGTAGCTTCGGAAAATGGTTTAGTTTTTAGCGGCTGGTTTTGATTGATGGGTAGAGTGGGGGAGCAGCAGCCTGTCAAAAAGAAATGATGGGATTAGTAGCAGTTGAATAAAGAGACAGGGTGGGTTTAAGAGGTTATGGACATATTGTGATTACTGTTTGAATGTTTTGCAAATATTAGTATGCTTGTCAGGTAGCACAaactctttcaaatgcaatttgcaTTTATGTTGGTGTAATTGACATTGCTCCCTTAGGAGCCCTAAGGATTGTGGGAAAAAGGAATCACAGAAAGTGTCATCTGTTCTTGGTGTTCTCAGAGAGTCTAAGGAGATAACATCTCTAATTATTGTAGTTGGCATTTTAATAAATATAGAACATACATCTCTAAatcctttttcttgcttttttactTTACTGATGTTTTGTGTTTAATTAGACAGGGGCTTCTTTAATTACCATTAGTAAAACTTCCAATTTATATTCTGCCTTTCTACAATTCTAAATTCCCTTTCTGATACAAAATTGTAATTATAAATAGAAGCATTTGCTCATCACTGAGCAATGCATTCCTAATTTTATGCGATACAAGTTACATTTTTTACTTAAAGCCGAATGCCTGTCAAAATTATAGGAtaaactttaaagtataactaaaggcaaaacttatttttagttttggatagagtggagagggattcgaacacctattagatttttattgctgtctgtgcacttataaggccccattcacactagcgcgttttttgatgcattttgcattttgcagaaatgcacgggaattttttaacatgggttcctatggaacatgttcacatcaatgcttttttgtatctctgcgtttttggaaagggtcggggactttttttcatgcaaaaagcagcgttttgcatgtaatggttttcaatggacaagcatcaaaaacgcaagtgcaccgtttttgcagcgtttttgatgcgtttttggtgcgtttttggtgcgtttttgccgttttttttttttttttgtaatttttttttaagactgtaaaaaaaaatgaaaaaaaaaaaaaacaaaaaaaacgcaaaacgcaaatcgcggcaaaaacgcggcaaaaacgccacaaaaacgcggcaaaaacgcggctcaaaaacgtggcaagcatgaaaaaaaaccctccaaaaacgctcaaaagcaacatgcataggtgtgaatcgagccataggcaagattcacacctatgcagttttaatgctttttgcattttgcagatttgcactacagtccatttaacattgtttcctatggaacatgttctgtagtgcaaatctgcaaaatgcaaaaagcactaaaaatgcataggtgtgaatccagcctaagtgccggttcacactgatgcgagttcataatgaatgcgatgcgtcaaaagcaatttaaattcgcatgtcatccctgaagtaattgttttcaatgacggtcgttcacatacatgcgttgcgattcctctacgaatgcgatgcgatcaaaaaaagggtcttgtgcgagtttactgcgtagcgttgcgaatttagtctctatagacatcaatgtaaatcgttctggaatcgcatttgatggttcacatatgtgcgaattcctaacctccagctcctcctcccagtactgccccctcacctctcccagtaccgccccctcacttcctgtttcctgtctcatgccccctcacttcctgtttcctgtctcatgtccatatgcagacagataagatggccccccggcgtcggaactccatcgacaatgaggagctcatcaggCTTGTTCGTGACAGGCCATACATATGGGACAGCCGTATACCcgaatataaaaataatgcccagAAGGGCAGAGGCTGGGAAGAAATATGTAAAACTTTATATTCTGACTGGGAAGATTTTACTCCACAAGTTcgcaaacataaacgtaagtacctgtttattcatcccactgaccaccaatgtaagggcatccatccctctgaccaccaatgtaagggcatgtatcccaccgaccaccaatgtaagggcatgtatcccaccgaccaccaatgtaagggcatgtattccaccgaccaccaatgtaagggcatgtatcccactgaccaccaatgtaagggcatgtatcccactgaccaccaatgtaagggcatccatccctctgaccaccaatgtaagggcatgtatcccaccgaccaccaatgtaagggcatgtatcccaccgaccaccaatgtaagggcatgtatcccaccgaccaccaatgtaagggcatgtattccaccgaccaccaatgtaagggcatgtatcccactgaccaccaatgttaggggcatgcatcccactgaccaccaatgtaagggcatccatCCCACAGACCACAAATCCCACAGACCAGCTGTGTAATGAGCAttgttcccactcaccaccaataaatttgttatgttttatttgtttacaGAAGCACTCGTACGTACTAGGTGGCGAAGCCTGAAGGATACGCTacaaagacaccagagactggagcgtgAAGCACGAAGTGGGTCTGGTGCCGCCCCAAAGCGTCCCTATTCGTTTGCTCGATACCTGGACTTTCTCAAGCCAGTGCTAGAATTAAGGAAGTAAGTTTACATACAAGAATACTTCACTCTACCATCCCTCTCCTGTCCTCCCCCTAACCTTCACTTCTACCGCTATCATCTTTAGTTAGAATTTCAAGTATCAACTTTTGTCTTTCAGCACAGAAGCaagttgggaagaggaggaggaagagggagaggaggatgcTAATATTGTTGATGTAGATGAGGGAGTTTCATTCGCTTGCCAAAACGTAGAGGAATCATCATCTTTTGAGGTAGAGGGTGACGCAATCGATGTACATGAATCATCGACTCAGGAGCAAGAAAATGAGTCTACGGACATTTCTACACCTTCCAACAGACGGAAAAAGCTAACATCTAACTCACGCAGGAAgcgaagcagcagggcagcagaacaggtggaAGAACAAGATCAGACAAATCAATTGCTCAGTATTGTATCAGGGATCACTGAACAAATGGatgttcagagatgccctcatacaATGTTTGCCCTAAGTTTGGTGCCTCTGCTCAAAGAGGTATTGCCAGAAAAGTACTTTAacatgaggattgcagtgcaacattgcatacaTTCCTTCACTATTCCAAGCCATGTTTCAGAGCCAACGCAAGAGAGTACTAGTACTCAAATAATTACACCCTTTTCTGTTGCTCAAAAtcctgcaccaaacccttatccttccAGTTTTTCTGACTACCCAAGCATATATGAGACCCCCAAATCAAAAAACCCATATCCGGTTCCTCCACCAATTGCTTCCTTAATCATCCCTCCAACTAGTACCCCTGGTATAACAAGGGCAATGGAATTGAGACCACGCGAATCAATTCCTCACCATTTACCACAACAAAGCAGAGTGCCACAGCTCTACAATCAAATGCCATCCATGCCAAACCGCTATACACCTGTGTCAAGACCTATGGAACAGCACAAACAAATCAATCCTAGTCCTTATCCCTATAGAAATCAATCACTTGAAGATAATTTAATCGAGCCTCCCACAAATGCACAATATAGGCCCCCGAGTGAACCAccggatagagtgatatccccgcctgtgcatttgaggcaagcaacgcctgagcaacagagtgttacaaaatatttgaatttatagatTTAAATTTATTGTAATACTCTGCCTGTAGCCTACCTGTTGaatggcactgccactttcatgttgttaatccaaattggatttgtttaggttatgttttctattttttagagtATTTGCATCCCACCAGACGACCGATTGGTGGTCAcacaagccctgacattggtggtctgtgggattgcctgtccacaaatgccagggcttgtatcccacctctgaccaaaatgtcaaggtctgTGATGCGGTTATGCTATATCGGCCTGCCACGAGTGAACCAccggatagagtgatatccccgcctgtgcatttgaggcaagcaacgcctgagcaacagagtgttacaaaatatttgaatttatagatTTAAATTTATTGTAATACTCTGCCTGTAGCCTACCTGTTGaatggcactgccactttcatgttaTTAATCCAAATTGGATTTGTTtaggttatgttttctattttttagagtATTTGCATCCCACCAGACGACCGATTGGTGGTCAcacaagccctgacattggtggtctgtgggattgcctgtccacaaatgccagggcttgtatcccacctctgaccaaaatgtcaaggtctgTGATGCGGTTATGCTATATCGGCCTGCCACGAGTGAACCAccggatagagtgatatccccgcctgtgcatttgaggcaagcaacgcctgagcaacagagtgttacaaaatatttgaatttatagatTTAAATTTATTGTAATACTCTGCCTGTAGCCTACCTGTTGaatggcactgccactttcatgttgttaatccaaattggatttgtttaggttatgttttctattttttagagtATTTGCATCCCACCAGACGACCGATTGGTGGTCAcacaagccctgacattggtggtctgtgggattgcctgtccacaaatgccagggcttgtatcccacctctgaccaaaatgtcaaggtctgTGATGCGGTTATGCTATATCGGCCCGCCACGAGTGAACCACCAGATACTGTGAAATCCCTGTTTGTACCTGAAGCTAGTAAGACCTGAGAAACAGAACTATATTTCAAATTGATAGATGCCTACCTGTTAAACGGCACAGCCTCTTTCATGTTGTTAACCATATTGCATTTGTTTACGTTATGCAAAATTTTTTGGGTCCTACCAACTTTTCAGGTCAGCGTGGATTATGCAGTGGGGTACTTGTACTAATTTTGGATGAAGAGAGAGTGTAAGGTGGAGGTTGAGGtgggagggtcagaggaagtgagagggtcagaggaagtgagagggtcagaggaagtgagagggtcagaggaagtgagagggtcagaggaagtgagagggtcagagggagtgagagggtcagaggaagtgagagggtcagaggaagtgagagggtcagagggagtgagagggtcagagggagtgagagggtcagaggaagtgagagggtcatactAGAAAGAAGAGATCAAGTGAGGGGGAGAAAGAATGAAGGATGAGAGAAAGGGAAGTAGGAGACAGAGTATTATCTCTTGGTTATGTGGTTCTTCATAATGTTTGCAGTTTGAAGTAtgattattttccaaaaaatattttcaaaagtatGTAATTACTTGAAGATtacaaatgaaacaaataaaaaccatttttttttggaaGAGAACAATGGTGTGATCTCTGTCTGCATTGCTTCTATTGCTTACTATGGCACAAATCATCCATCTCATGTACCGATTACCTCCTGGAACCTATAAACCCATTATAACTATATTGCTTATCACTGTGTATTTGTCTATTGATTGGAGACGTCAGGGTTAGGCTACATTGTACGGCTACACACTCTttatatttattcatcccactgaccaccaatgtaagggcatgcatcccactgtccaccaaccccactgtccaccaaccccactgtccaccaacgccactgaccaccaatgccactgaccaccaatgttgttgAATGATATTGCATGGTCTGCATGTTGACACAGAAAATGCCACAAATAGATGGACACACTGTcgaacaataaaactttattgcagAAAAAAGTACAGATCGTACACGATGCAGCATTGACAAAGAAAAAATGATTGGTCTGTATTAAATGGAATCAAGCTGCCATGATACTTGACCGGCAGGACTCATAAAGAAGTCAGTATATTGCTCACGGATGCTGGCCCCCCTGTAATTGCCCCTTGTATGTGTCCAATCtgcgccttccatctcatccattaaAGAGTCCTCGAAAAGGTATCCATCTCTTTCGCGGACAAAATTGTGGAGTGCACAGGCAGCTTTTACGGCAATTATGGCGTTTTCCATGTGTAAACTTATTGGCGTGTGGAGAAAACGCCATTTGTTTGCCAGAATTCCGAAAGTACACTCCACAACTCTGcgtgctcttgttagccgataattaaaGACCCTTTTCTCCACAGACAGCGACCGGTTAGCATATGGCCTGAGCATTTTTTCTGAGAGAGCGAAAGCCTCATCACCGACAAATATGAAAGGGAGACAGGGTTCtgatgttccagggagtggtcgTTCGTTTGGGAGGTCCAGTGCGTTCTCCCGAATCATTCTTCCAAAGGTAgagtgggaaaaaatgctggagtcagaactgctcccataAGAACCAATGTCGATGTAGGTGAACGAATAGTTTGCATCAGCGACTGCCAGCAGAACGAAagagaaatattttttataattaaaaaattttgacccactaccgactggcctcacaattctgatgtgcttgccgtctatggcaccaacacagttagggaagttgcagcgctcccaaaacaactcAGCTTTGGTGTTCCATTCATCTTTGTTTGGTTTTTTCATGACCACATCTCTTAGAACCTCCCAGATGGCGATACAGGTGTCACGCACAATTGTGCTCACCGTAGATTTTCCTAATTTGTACTCATAGTGTAAGCTGGCAAATGAAGttccagttgctaggtacctgacaaaaaatatcaaataaattagttatgtttttttttttattacagaaggacTCGCACTAGGTGGAGGAGACACttcagagagtcagaggaagtgaaaggggcagaggaagtgagagggtcagaggaagtaagagagtcagaggaagtaagaaagTTACagtaagtaagagagtcagagagtcaggggaagttatagagtcagaggaggtcagagagtcagagggagttagagagtcaggggaagtaaggGAGTCAGATTGAGAGTCTGGGGACGTTAGAAAGCTAGAGAGtcaggaggtcagagagtcagagggagctggattgtttccaaaatatttcatgccaagtatgtaatccaaaaaatttacatattaagttttttaaaataaaaaaaaaaaaaattttttggcaaaCAATTTTGTTGTCATATCCATCTGCATTCTTAGCATTCCTTAGTATAGCTTACTATGGTGCATAGCATAAAATTACAAAGTATATCTatattttaccttaatgtaacaagcaacctttccgctggctctacactattccgaaaggtggtgttctgatactcCAAACGTGTACCAAGCAGACGAAGCAATTCATCAAAactaagaaataaaaacacaaattcaatgtaagtgacaggctaaagcccatacacaaaTTCAAATAAAATGGTAATAGGAAACAGTTTTAGTAAAAGGAGAAAAGCGATCAAAggttggattggtggtcagtggcgttggtggtcagtggcgttggtggtcagtgggattggtggtcagtgggattggtggtcagtgggattggtggtcagtgggattggtggtcagtgggattggtggacagtgggattggtggtcagtgggattggtggtcagtgggattggtggtcagtggcgttggtggacagtgggattggtggtcagtgggattggtggtcagtggcgttggtggacagtggcgttggtggacagtggcgttggtggacagtggcgttggtggacagtggcgttggtggacagtggcgttgggggtcagtgggattggtggtcagtggcgttggtggacagtggcgttggtggtcagtgggattggtggacagtgggattggtggacagtgggattggtggtcagtgggattggtggtcagtgggattggtggtcagtgggattggtggtcagtggcgttggtggtcagtgggattggtggtcagtgggatgcatgtctGTGATAGataagaaggagggaggaagggtacaggtactaacctatttactgacatccgggaatagttgaagaacttctcctcatgctgcctgagatcattgtagaggatcctgaactggcctctctcttccctattttgaataattggatggacccaatatcttcttgtactcatcagtctcttcctcatcctcctcctcctcttcctcctggctttgtccatcaggactgcagcagtagcagtaacaa is a window from the Aquarana catesbeiana isolate 2022-GZ linkage group LG03, ASM4218655v1, whole genome shotgun sequence genome containing:
- the LOC141134588 gene encoding uncharacterized protein, with translation MFYLFTEALVRTRWRSLKDTLQRHQRLEREARSGSGAAPKRPYSFARYLDFLKPVLELRNTEASWEEEEEEGEEDANIVDVDEGVSFACQNVEESSSFEVEGDAIDVHESSTQEQENESTDISTPSNRRKKLTSNSRRKRSSRAAEQVEEQDQTNQLLSIVSGITEQMDVQRCPHTMFALSLVPLLKEVLPEKYFNMRIAVQHCIHSFTIPSHVSEPTQESTSTQIITPFSVAQNPAPNPYPSSFSDYPSIYETPKSKNPYPVPPPIASLIIPPTSTPGITRAMELRPRESIPHHLPQQSRVPQLYNQMPSMPNRYTPVSRPMEQHKQINPSPYPYRNQSLEDNLIEPPTNAQYRPPSEPPDRVISPPVHLRQATPEQQSVTKYLNL